DNA from Stutzerimonas decontaminans:
CTTATCGCTTTTGCAGCGCAAGGTGTCAGGAGAAATTCCAGGCTGCCCCTCAGCGGTTCGCAAGCGGCCGGCCGCATGAGCAGCATCAAGATGTAGCTCAAGCGCCGTCCGGACCTAGCACCGAATACATCTGTCCGATGCATCCGGAGATTCGCCAGGCAGGACCAGGAAGCTGCCCAATCTGCGGTATGGCATTGGAGCCTGTCATTCCGGAACTAGACGAAGAAGAGAACCCGGAGCTTAAGGACTTCTCTCGGCGCTTCTGGTGGACCCTGCCGTTGACGGTGATCGTCACCGTGCTGGCCATGGGTGGGCATTCGCTGAACCTGTTCCACGGCACCACGCAGAACTGGGTCGAGCTCGTACTGACCACTCCGGTAGTGCTTTGGGCTGGCTGGCCATTCTTCGAGCGCTGCGTACGCTCGTTCGTGCTGCGCAGTCCGAACATGTGGACGCTGATCGGCCTCGGCACCGCCGCCGCCTACCTGTACAGCGTCGTTGCCACTCTGGCGCCAGGCGTGTTTCCTGCCGACTTTGTACAAGACGGGCGCATCGGCGTGTACTTCGAGGCGGCGGCGGTGATCATCTCACTGACTCTGCTCGGCCAGCTCCTCGAGCTGAAGGCACGCTCGCAGACCTCGGCGGCGATCAAGTCACTACTCGGCCTGGCGCCGAAGACCGCGCGACGCATCAATCCCGACGGTACAGAGGACGACATTCCGCTCACCCATGTTCATGCGGGCGATAGGCTACGCGTACGCCCTGGAGAGAAGGTGCCAGTCGACGGTCTGGTGCTGGAAGGCGAAAGCGCGGTGGACGAGTCAATGCTGACAGGCGAGCCGGTGCCGATCATGAAGCACGTCGGTGACAGTCTCATCGGTGCCACCCTTAACGCCCACGGCAGTCTGGTGATGCAGGCGCAGAAGGTCGGCAGCTCGACCATGCTTGCGCAGATCGTGCAGATGGTTGCCCAGGCGCAGCGCTCCAAAGCACCGATGCAGCGACTGGCTGATGTTATTGCTGGTTACTTTGTGATGGTGGTGATCGCTATCGCCATACTAACCTTCCTTGTCTGGGGGCTTTGGGGTCCGGAGCCGAGCTGGGTCTTCGGTTTGATCAACGCGGTGGCGGTGCTGATCATTGCCTGCCCGTGCGCCCTGGGCCTGGCCACGCCAATGTCGGTAATGGTCGCGACCGGCAAGGCGGCCGGCAGCGGCGTACTGTTCCGCGATGCGGGCGCCATCGAAAATTTGCGCAAGATTGACACGCTGATCGTCGACAAGACGGGCACCCTGACTGAAGGTCGCCCGGCCTTTCACAGTGTAGAGGCGGCGCCTGGTTTCACTCCGGATGAGGTGCTGCGCCTGGCAGCGAGCCTCGATCAGGGCAGCGAACATCCCCTGGCCCACGCCATCGTCGACCATGCCCGCGCGCACGGCCTGGCACTGAGCACGGCCGAGACATTCGAATCAGCCTCCGGCATCGGCGTACGTGGCCAGGTTGATGACCACCACCTGCAACTGGGCAACACCGCGCTGATGAATGATGCCGGCGTGGATGCCAGCTCCCTCAGTGCGCGGGCCGAACAGTTGCGCGGCGAAGGCGTGAGCATCATGTTCCTGGCGGTGGACGGCGTCCTGGCTGGTCTGCTGGCAGTGGCTGATCCGATCAAACCGACGTCGAAACTGGCGGTAGAGCGCCTGCAGGCAGACGGCGTGCGGGTGATCATGGCCACCGGTGATGGCCTGACTACTGCTCGCGCAGTGGCCCGCGAGCTAGGCATCGAAGAGGTGCACGGCGAGGTCAAACCACAGGACAAGGAACGCTTGGCCGCCGCCCTGCAACAAGAAGGGCACCGCGTGGCCATGGCCGGCGACGGCATCAACGACGCCCCAGCCCTGGCGCGCGCCGATATCGGCATTGCCATGGGCACCGGCACCGACGTGGCGATGAACAGCGCTCAAGTCACGCTGGTCAAGGGCGACCTGCTGGGCATCTTGCGCGCAAGGAGCCTGTCAGTGGCCACCGTGCGCAATATGCACCAGAACCTGACCTTTGCTTTTCTCTATAACGCTCTGGGCATCCCGCTGGCCGCAGGCCTGCTCTACCCGCTGACCGGCCTGCTGCTGTCGCCGATTATCGCCGCGCTGGCGATGAGCCTGAGTTCGGCCTCAGTGGTGTTTAACGCGTTGAGGCTGCGCAAGGTATCGATCGATTGAAACGCTTGACCTTGCCGCTCTGGCAAGGTTGAACATCTGCTCAACCATTACGGTGACTTCCCAGGAGATTCTCATGAGCACCATTGAACTGAACGTCGAAGGCATGAGCTGCGGCTCGTGCGTCAAGCATGTCACCGAGGCGCTCAACACTGTCGAGGGCGTCACCAAGGTGGATGTCGATTTGCAAGCCGCCAGGGTGCGGGTTAGCGGCCAGAGCGACAGCCAAGTGCTGATTGCTTCCCTGACTGATGCGGGATATCCCGCGCAGCTGGCCAGTCCGGCAGCCGGGACGAACAACATGAAAAAGACGGGTTGCGGTGGCAGCGGTGGCTGCGGCTGCAACTGAAAACGAGAGGCAAACAAGGTTCTTATATGTCTAGAAAACTGCGTATATCAGCCCTTGCGGCGCTGCTGGTAAGTGGGGCGATCCATGCCGCTGAACCCTTGATCATCGATGTACACCGAGACGCCAACTGTGGTTGCTGCAAGGACTGGATCTCCTATCTGGAGGACAACGGCTTTGCGGTCCGCGACCATGTTGAACGCAACATGCGTTCGGTGAAGCAAGACCTAGGAGTGGAGCCGCGTCTGGCGTCCTGTCACACCGGTGTGATCAACGGCAAGTTCGTTGAAGGCCACGTGCCGGTGGCGCAGATACTCGAATTGCGCAAGCGTTCCGACCTGCTAGGTATTGCCGTGCCCGGCATGCCGGCTGGATCGCCCGGTATGGAGCACGGTGATGCCAAACATGCCTACGAGGTAATCGGGCTTACCCGTTCAGGGCAGGATGAGGTCCTCGCCAAGTACCCGTAAATTCAGGCTCCGTGCCGCTGACCGGCTTTCCCAGGCGGGTGGCAGCAAAGAGAACGCGGGGGTGATCACTGGATGATCGCAGCGATCACCCCGTCCGGCTCGCTTGCTCAGGACAGTTTCCTGACTTGCGAGGCGGAATTATGTCCGGAGCCTTTCGTTAACTCTTGTTCCGCGAGATACCCATGTTCCGCCTTTTGCTGTGCCTGCTTTTACTGATCCCACTGCCGGTCAGTGCTGGGATTTTTGATCTGCCTCGCTCACAGCCGGCCCTGTTCAACGCCCCCCTGAATAACAGCCAGGACTTCCTGCCGGTGGATCTGGCCTTTGGCCTTGATCTGATAGAAGCCGACACCGACAGTATTCGCCTGCGGTTCATAAATGCCGATGGCTATTACCTCTACAAACATCGTTTCGCCTTCAACAGCGACCATCCGCAAGTAACAATCGGCACCCCGCAATGGCCTGCAGCCGAACCGAAAACCGATGAGTATTTCGGCGATGTCGAGGTGTTCTACGGCATTACGGACTTAGAACTACCGATTGATAACCCTCAGAACAGGCCGTTCACCCTGCAGGTGAGCTACCAGGGCTGCGCCGATCTGGGACTTTGCTACCCACCTGAAATGCGCACTTTTCAGATCGGTAACTCGCCCCCGGTATCGCCTGCGCAACCGGAGACGACCTTGGACTGGGGAAGTCTGGCACTGTTCTTTCTGGCCGGTTTGGGGCTGACTTTCACTCCCTGCGTGCTGCCGATGCTGCCCATCCTTTCCGGCGTAGTGCTGCGAGGACAACTCGGTGGGCTACGAGGTTTTCGCCTGTCGCTTGCCTACGTACTTCCCATGGCTGCCTGCTTCGCACTGCTCGGAGCGCTGATGGGCATGTTCGGAGCTGGCCTCAACCTGCAGGCGCGCCTGCAGTCACCGTGGCTACTGGTGCCCTTTGCGCTGTTCTTTTCGGTATTTGCCCTGGCCATGTTCGGGGTGTTCGAGTTGCGTATGCCGCGCTTTATTACCGAACGAATGGATCGCCTGGCCAGCCGAACCCGCGGGGGTTCAATGATAGGGGCCGCAACGCTAGGCGTGCTGTCAAGCCTGCTTGTATCACCCTGCGTGACAGCACCACTGGTCGGTGCGCTGCTGTACATCAGCGCCACCGGCGATGCCCTGGGCGGCGGGCTGAAGCTGTTTTCGCTGGGTCTGGGCATGGGGGCGCCGTTGGTGTTGTTCGCCACTGGTGGCGCCGCCTTGTTGCCCAAGTCCGGGACCTGGATGGTCGGCGTACGCAAGGTTTTCGGTCTGATGTTGCTGGGTGTCTCTGTATGGCTGCTGGAGCGTGTGTTACCAGCTCCCGTGACGCTGGCCTTGTGGGGCCTGTTGGCGGTTGGCACTGCGTTGTGGCTGGGCGCCCTGGAATTTATTCCTAAGCCCGGCAAGCAGAAGCTTGCCCAGTTGCTTGGTGTGGCCTTGCTGGTTTACGGCATCAGCAGTTGGGTGGGCGCTTTGCAAGGTCAAACCGACCCGCTGCGCCCACTGGGTCGCCTGGACGCCCAAGGCTTGCCTCAAATCGGCGCAACCGTCGGCTGGCAGACCCTGGACACCCCAGCAGCCCTGGATGCGGCACTGTTGTCAGCGAAAACTGCCGGCCAACCTTTGCTGCTGGACTGGTACGCCGACTGGTGCATCAGTTGCAAAGTAATCGAACGAGAAGTACTCGAAGTGTCCTCTGTGCGCGAACAGCTGGCTGATTACCGGCTGGTGCGCTTCGATATGACGCGTAGCGATGCCGAGCAACGCGCGCTGCTTGATCGCTACCAGCTGTTTGGCCCGCCGGCACTGCAATTGTTTGCCCCCAGTGGTGATGAGTGGCAGGACCTTCGCACGGTTGGTGAAACCGACGCCGAGAGTTTTCTGGAACGACTGCGTCAAGCCGACGACCGAATGTAAAGCATGCAACCTGGTCGCTCCCGGAAGTCGACGTCAGCTGGCAGATCGCAGCCCGCCGCAGCATGTACTTGCGGCGGCTGAAAGCTAAGACGTGGGCAGATGACTTGATCGTTTTTACCGATGCTCCACTTTCAAAATCCGTGACGGCTGAAGTCAGCCATTTGTTGAACAGCCACACCGGAACTTAACAGTCAGAAAAACTAGAACCTGACAGAACTGTAATGTTTCGCTAAGGCCTGTGACAGGATGCCGCGGTTAAGTTGGCGTCGTGCCTGAAGAACAAAGCACTCCGTTCAAACGGAAACCGAATTAACGGGTATTTCGAGGGGGATCGAACAATGCCCCTGTTTTCATGCGTTGCCGAGTACTCCGACTTGGCATGGCGCTTTACGCTTTTGAAGCCGAGGCCACAGCCTTCGTCGGCGAAAACGGCCAGACTGCGGCGCGTCTTGAGGGCGACTATGACATCTTGCTTACCAATCGGCTGATCCTCCAGCCAACTGCGGAAGCCAATTTCTACGGTAAGAATGATTCTGAAAGAGGAGTGGGCTCGGGCCTGGCGAATACCGAACTGGGTTTGCGCCTGCGCTACGAAATCGTTCGCGAGTTTGCGCCCTACATCGGGATTTCTTGGAGTCGCTCATACGGTAATACCGCAGACATGCTGCGCGACGAAGGAGAAGATGTTGAAGAGGCGCGCTTTGTCGCCGGCATTCGAATGTGGTTTTAGAGCCTGATATGAAAAAAACAATTACAACCCTGGTGGTAGCAGGCGCTGTCGGTAGTGCAGCAATATTAGCCGGAGCCTATTCCGGCTTGATCAACGTTGGTGCTGACGATCCTCATTACCCAGCCGTGCATGCGTTCCTTTCAATGGCGCGTGATCGCTCTATCGAAGCGCGGTCCAAGGACATTGAGATTCCCAATCTAGATGACGAGGCTCTCATTCGTGGCGGGGCCGGGAACTACAACGCCATGTGCGTTGGGTGCCATCTGGCGCCCGGTGTCGAACAAACAGAGCTGAGTCAGGCGCTGTATCCAGCCCCGCCTAACCTGGCCAAGATCGGCATTGACGCAGGCCCTGCATCCGCCTTCTGGGTCATTAAGCATGGAATCAAAGCAACAGGCATGCCGGCCTGGGGTAAGAGTATGGGCGACGAATATATCTGGGGCATGGTTGCCTTCATCAGCCAGTTGCCCAAGATCGACGCTACGCAATACCAAGCGCTCGTCGCTGCGAGTGGCGGTCACCAGCATGGTGGCGGTGAGAGCCAGACGCACAATCATGAAAGCTTGGATGGCAGCAATTCTGACCATCATGGCAATGCTGCCGCTGGAGGAGAGTCTGGACGTCGCGGTATAGCGGCTGCAGACCACCACGGCGGCTCAGCTCCAGAGGCCGATCACCATTCTTCGAGCAGTAACGGCGATGATCACCATGGTGGAAGTAACTCCAGCACGAAAGGCAGTAGCGCCAGCGACCATCATGCCGAGCCGGCGTCCAACGCTCACACTCATGCGGATGGCAAAGAGCACGTACATGACAGCTAAAAGCAACGGGGCACGTTTGGTGGTCAAGCAGTAGTTGAGCTTTTACCGCGACGAGCGTCTTGCTACACCGCCGTCATCGCGGGTTAGTTCGTGTGCTGGCCGCTCAGGTCAGCGAACTCAATAAGCGCAATGACCTCGTCGGGATCGCGTGACGCTTGAAGGAAAAACGGGCCGGGGCGAGAAAGTTGCTCGATACGTTTTTTCAGTTAGCCCTCTCTAGATCATTGATCAGGAACTTCATCTCAGAGATCTCTCGGCGCTGAGCCTCAATGATTTGATCTGCCAGCTTGCGAACGCGCGGGTCTGAAATCTGAGCGCGCTCACTTGTCATGATGGCTATGGAATGGTGAGGAATCATGGCCTTCATATAGTCCGTATCGTCGACAGTTGCCTGGCTACGAACAAGCCACAGGGCAATAGCAAAGGAAGCTGCTCCGCCGGCGAATATCGCTATGTTCATGGGCTTTTTCTTGTACATATTGAGCATGAAGGCGAGCATGACTATCGCCATGACAGCTCCCATTACTAACGCCATCCAAGCACGGGTCTCACTCCATAGAACATGCTCAAAAGCGTAAGTATTCAAATACATAACGCCGTACATGATGACGGTTGATGTGGCCACCATCGCAGCGAAACGCCAATAAGACATTTGCATATCAACTCCTCTTGGTGATGTGCTGCCACTGAACTGCGCTTACTAAAATCTGCGTATTTTTGCGCGATCATGCCGGGCAGCTGCGTTACGAATGCCGTCAGAGCCCAGATCTGAAATGAGCTGCGGTGTTACTTAGAAACGGACAAGCCGAGAGGCTATGAGGTTTCGACTATTTAAAAATCTTACAAAAATGTAATCTTCACCAAGCTTAACTCGTCCACAGTTTTGCTCTGTTTTGCCAGTCGAACTAAATGTGCCGCATGCCATCGAGGGTTGGTCTGAAAAAGGGAGCCGGCTCTGTTGATATACGCCGGTCCCGTTGCCTCGAGTTTTCCGGCGAAGAAAATGACCTTCGCCGACGCCGAGTATGCTGACAAGTGCAAGCAGACCCGCACGGATCGGTTCCTGATCGAGATGAATCAGGCTGAATCGTGGAGGGGTTTGATTGCCCCATTATCCCAAGGGTGAAGGTGATCGCTAGCCTATTCGCCGATGGTGATGCTTCGGGTTCATCTGATGCAGAACTGGTTTGGCTACAGCGACCCGGCGTACGAATTGGCTGCTGAGGTCCAGGCCTTCAGTCATCCGGCAGATCGCGGCCCGCCGCAGCATGTACAAGAAGCTGAGTAAGCGCAGCGCACTGCACAAAGCCAAGCGCAAGTGCGCGCTAGGTCGAGCACCCGTTACGGGTCAAATACCAGTTCGGTTATGTGAAGACGCGCTTCCGCAGCCTGGAGAAGAGCACGGCGCCATCCACACTGTTCGTCCTGTCGAACCCTGTGGATAGCGCGCCGATATCTAGTGACGAATGCGTGAGAGCTGCGTCTGTAATGTGGGAAGTGGTCGCTGCGAGGTTATCGCGGCGGTTAAAACGCAGAAATGAGCGGGCGACTTGATCCTTCTTATATCATGTCGCCGCTTTTAAACGGGAAGGACCGAAGTGGGCCGGAAATAAGGGATGGGGCATCCCTAGGGGCCATATGTCTATCTCCGACAATTCGTTCCGGCGACCCGGTACTCGAGGATATTCAGATCGCCATTGGAGTCCTCGTAAGTCATCTGGGCTGGCATCACTTCATTGCAGGTCATGTCAGTCCGCGTGGTACGAATAACTTTGGCAATGTCCAGCTTCATTCCATAGCGGTAATGGACTACTTCGGGACGGTTCTTTCCGATGGAAACGGCGTATTCCTGTATGGCCTTTTCGTTCGCGCGAATCATTTTTCCATAGACACGATCTGAATTGCCTTCCGCCATGGCAAACGAAGCTGCGGTCATAAATGATACTGCGGCCATGATTTTTAACGTGTTCATATCCGGCTCCTATTTAAAATGTTACCGGAATTATAAATATTACGAACTGTTAGTCGGATGACATCGAAATTACATAGACGTAATCAAGCGGATTACCTTTAGGTAATAGCCCTCCATAATAACAAGTACAGGCCATTCAATGGTTCTGAACCCTCGCTATTTGCGCATGACGGCTGGGGGATGTATTCCTTTTCCTATTGGCGCTTTCGTCAGCCGATGCCATTCGATGACGCTGGTGGCGACTACTTGGCACAAGATGACATCAGCGATCTTTGTCTAAGAAGCTGACATGAATGTAATGCTGAGGTCATCTACCCGACAGGCCTGATCTGCAATAAAGCCAAACAATAAATTATGAACTATTCGAGGCTCGATCATGAACGGGTCCATGCATTCCCCTTGTGCCGACATTTGCGTGCTTCGGAGCTAAACATGATGAATGTCTTGAACAAATACCGTGCCTGGTTGGCATACCTGTTTCCGCTCCCCGCTCAGGACTGGCGTGGTGCCGTAGCCGAAGTACGCGAAGACTCTAATTGTCGTTGCTGCAATCAAAGGGGCCGGCACAGCAGCAAGGGGATTCTATGAACTGGATCGTTCAGCCGCTGCCCTGTCGCAGTTGGGGGCTGCTAGCACCCGTCATCCTAGGCCTTGCTCTGAGCAGCGGCGCGCAGGCCTCGCCAGGGTCAGCCGAGCTCGGCGCCTCGTTGCCTCCGCTGCTAGACCTGCTCGAACGGCAGAGCCCAGAGCTGCGGGCCGTCGGGCATGAGAGGCAGGCTGCCTGGGAGCGGCCCGATGTAGCCGGTGCGCTCCCGGATCCGATGCTCACTTTCGAGGAAATGGGCATCGCCCGCGACGACCCGACCCTATCGCCCAGCGGCGTCGGCAGCACACGCTACGCGTTCCGTCAGACATTCCCTATTGGCGGCAAGCGAGGGCTTGCCCGCGAGATCGCAGAGGCGGGTGCCGAGCAGGCGGTGGCCCGGGAGCGCCTGAGTCGAGTCGAGCTCAGGAGTCTCGTCAAGCTTGCCTTCAACGAATATCAATACGCCCACGCGGCCATCCAGGTCACCGAGGAACTGCAGGCTCTGGTGGATGAGCTTGAGAGCATTGCCCAGGCTCGCTACCGAGTGGGGCTTGTGCCGCAACAGGACGTGATCAAGGCTCAGACAGAGCACACCAGTCTGCAGAGCGAGCTGTTGACTCTGGAGCGTGACCGGCGCGGCGCGGCGGCGCGGCTGAACGGCATCTTAGCTCGCCCAGCGAACTCGCCGCTGGCGGAGCCCGCCGGTTGGCCTGCTCTGCCTGCATCGGTGCCGACCTTGGCTGAGCTGCAGGCGCGTATCTTCGGTGGCAATCCTCAATTGGCTGAGCTCAGTGCACGAGTTCAAGAGGCCCAGCGTGCCGAGGCGCTTGCCAGCCGAAACTGGATTCCGGATATCACCGTCGGCACTGCCGTCGTCCAGACGGGCAACCGGGCCGAAGAGTTCGAGTTGATGGTGGAGATGAACATCCCGCTGTGGGGCAAACGCCGCAACGCAGAGCAGCGCGAGGCCGTTTCCTTGCGCTACGCCGCCGAGGCTCGACGCGAGGCAGTCAGCAGCCGTCTCGCGGGCAGCGTAGGTGAAGCGTGGTCGGCGTTGGAGACAGCCTTTCGACAGCACGAACTGACCGACAGAACGCTCCTGCCGCAGGCGGAGCTCACCTATCAATCGGCGCTCGCCAGCTATCAGACCGGCAACGTCGACTTCGCGACCTTGCTCGATGCCCAGCGACAGATTCGCCAGCTGCGGCTGTCGCTGCTCTCGCTGGCACTGGAGCAACGAGTGCAAGTGGTGGAATTGGAACGTCTTGTCGGAGCAGAACTATGAAACGCAGCATGATTTTCGGCGCAGGCACGCTTGCCCTCGTTGCGGCAATCGCCGGCTTCGGTGGCGGCTACATGGCAGCGCAGAAGACAAGTTCCTCGGAGGCGGCTGGCAGCACTGCCCCACAAGAGCGCAAGGTTCTCTACTACCGCAACCCCATGGGCCTGCCCGATACCTCGCCAGTGCCCAAGAAGGATCCGATGGGGATGGACTACATCCCGGTCTACGCCGACAAGGCGCATGCTGCCGCGCAGGGCGAGCGCAAGATCCGTTACTACCGCAATCCCATGGGTCTGCCGGACACCTCCCCGGTGCCGAAGAAGGACTCCATGGGTATGGACTACATCCCCGTTTATGAGGGTGATGAATCGGGTAACACCGTTGTCATCAGCCCTGAGAAGGTGCAGTTGCTGGGTGTACTGTCTTCGCCAGTCGAGCGCCGCGTGCTCACCCGTACAGTGCGCGCCGTCGGTACGGTGCAGGTCGACGAGCGTGGCCAATACACCTTGGCGCCCAAGTTCGAGGGCTGGATCGAAAGGCTCCACGTCAACACGACCGGTGAGCCGGTTCGCAAAGGCCAGCCACTTATGGAGGTCTACAGCCCCGAGCTGGTGTCGGCGCAGCAGGAGTTCCTGATCGCCAATGCCGGACGGCAAAGCCTTGCCGGTGGCAGCGCGGTCGCGCGGAAGGGGCTCGCCTCGCTCTCCGATTCTGCTCTAGAGCGGCTACGCAACTGGGATATCGGAGAAGCACAGCTTGAGCGGCTGCGCCGTACCGGCAAGGCCACTCGCACTCTGACGATCGCCGCGCCTGTGAGCGGCGTGGTGCTGGAGAAGCCCTCGGTGGAAGGTATGCGCTTTCAGCCAGGGGATATTCTTTATCGAATTGCTGACCTCGATACCGTCTGGCTCATCGCTGAGGTTTTCGAGCAGGATCTGGCGCTGGTTCGGCCTGGGCAGGAGGCGCAGCTCTCGGTCAGCGCCTATCCCGATAGGACCTTCCAGGGTGAGGTGATCTTCATCTATCCCGGCCTGTCGCCGGAGACTCGTACCGCCAAGGTTCGTATCGAGCTGCCCAATCCCGACGGCCTGCTCAAGCCGGCCATGTTCGGTACCGCCCACCTCGCAGCAGGTGAACAGGTGCCTGTGCTCGCCGTGCCCGACTCAGCGGTGATCGACAGCGGTACTCGTCGGATTGCACTGGTTGCCCTGGGCGAAGGTCGCTTTGAGCCGCGCGAACTGCGCACAGGCAGGCGTGCCGACGGCTACCTCGAAGTGCTGGAAGGGTTGAGGGAGGGCGAGTCAGTGGTCACACGCGCCAACTTCCTGATCGATGCCGAGAGCAACCTCAAGGCAGCGCTGAGCGGCATGAGCGCGAAGCCGGCTGCGCAGGCGGCTGCACAGGCGGCTCTGGCGACGGATACCCATGCTCATGGCGATACTGTCGCGCCAGGCGATGCCGACGCACATGATCGTCATGCTGGACACGACGCTCACAGTGATAGCGGCAGTTACGAAAAAAACGAGCGTACGCCGGATGTGGATGCGGGCTACGGTAGTCGCGCTGAGTCTGAGACTCACTCCGGTCATGTGATGCCGGACGGCAGCGGCCATTCCCATGGAGGGCATTGAGCATGCTTGCCAAAATCATTGAATGGTCGGTGCGCAACGTCTTCCTTGTTTTGCTCGCCACGCTGATCATTATCGGCGCCGGCATCTACGCGGTAATCAAAACCCCACTGGACGCACTGCCGGACCTGTCCGACGTGCAGGTGATTGTCTACACCGAATATCCTGGGCAGGCCCCGCAGGTGGTAGAGGATCAGGTGACCTATCCGCTAACCACAGCGCTGCTATCGGTGCCCAACTCCAAGGTGGTGCGAGGCTTCTCATTCTTCGGTGCCTCCTTCGTCTATGTGATCTTCGAGGACGGCACCGATATCTACTGGGCCCGCTCGCGGGTTTTGGAGTACCTCAACTTCGCTTCGAAGAGCCTGCCAGCCGGGGTGACACCCGCGTTAGGGCCAGATGCCACCGGTGTGGGCTGGGTCTACCAATACGCCCTGACCAGCACGCGTCATACCCTTGCTGAGCTGCGCACCCTGCAAGATTGGTTCGTACGCTATCAGCTCACCAAGGCCGAGGGCATATCCGAGATTGCAAGCATCGGCGGCTTTGTCCAGCAGTATCAGGTCACCGTTGACCCGCAAAAGCTGCAAGCCTACGACATCCCGTTGAGCCGGATATCTGAAGTCATCCGTACCAGCAATGCCGACGTCGGTGGCCGCATCGTAGAGATGAGCGAGACCGAGTACATGGTGCGCGGTCGCGGCTACCTGCGCGGTGCAGAGGACATCGAGAAACTGGTGCTGAAAGCTTCACGCGGAATTCCGGTTCTGCTGCGTGATGTAGCTCGCGTCGAACTCGGCCCGGACGAGCGACGTGGCGTCGTTGAGCTCGATGGAGAGGGGGAGGTGGTCGGCGGCATCGCCGTTGCCCGCTACGGCGAGAATGCTATGTCCGTGATCGACAATCTTGAGGCCAAAATAGAGGAGATCCGTCCCGGCCTGCCGGAAGGAGTGAATATCGAGACGGTGTACGACCGCTCGGATCTTATCCAGCGCGCTGTCGACAATCTCAAGTTCACCCTTCTTGAGGAGTCGATCATCGTTGCGCTGGTGTGCATTGTTTTTCTTCTGCACGTGCGCAGTGCGCTGGTGGCCATCCTCATGCTGCCGATTGGCATCCTGATGTCTTTCATCGTCATGCGTTGGCTTGGGCTCAACTCCAACATTATGAGTTTGGGCGGCATCGCGATCGCCATCGGCGCGATGGTGGACGCCGCTATTGTGATGATCGAGAACGCCCACAAGCACCTGGAGCGAGCGCCGCCGGAGAAGCCACGTGTTCAGATCATAATCGAGGCCTGTCGGGAGGTAGGCCCGGCGCTGTTCTTCTCGCTGCTGATCATCACCGTCTCCTTCCTGCCAGTGTTCACGCTGGAGTCGCAGGAGGGGAGGATGTTCTCGCCGCTGGCGTTCACCAAGACCTTCGCTATGGGTGCGGCGGCGCTGCTATCAGTGACCCTGGTGCCGGTGCTGATGCTGCTGTTCG
Protein-coding regions in this window:
- a CDS encoding heavy metal translocating P-type ATPase; translated protein: MHSSSCNHDRHQANHSHDQNGKQYDPVCGMAVKPDSSYHETYEGKTYRFCSARCQEKFQAAPQRFASGRPHEQHQDVAQAPSGPSTEYICPMHPEIRQAGPGSCPICGMALEPVIPELDEEENPELKDFSRRFWWTLPLTVIVTVLAMGGHSLNLFHGTTQNWVELVLTTPVVLWAGWPFFERCVRSFVLRSPNMWTLIGLGTAAAYLYSVVATLAPGVFPADFVQDGRIGVYFEAAAVIISLTLLGQLLELKARSQTSAAIKSLLGLAPKTARRINPDGTEDDIPLTHVHAGDRLRVRPGEKVPVDGLVLEGESAVDESMLTGEPVPIMKHVGDSLIGATLNAHGSLVMQAQKVGSSTMLAQIVQMVAQAQRSKAPMQRLADVIAGYFVMVVIAIAILTFLVWGLWGPEPSWVFGLINAVAVLIIACPCALGLATPMSVMVATGKAAGSGVLFRDAGAIENLRKIDTLIVDKTGTLTEGRPAFHSVEAAPGFTPDEVLRLAASLDQGSEHPLAHAIVDHARAHGLALSTAETFESASGIGVRGQVDDHHLQLGNTALMNDAGVDASSLSARAEQLRGEGVSIMFLAVDGVLAGLLAVADPIKPTSKLAVERLQADGVRVIMATGDGLTTARAVARELGIEEVHGEVKPQDKERLAAALQQEGHRVAMAGDGINDAPALARADIGIAMGTGTDVAMNSAQVTLVKGDLLGILRARSLSVATVRNMHQNLTFAFLYNALGIPLAAGLLYPLTGLLLSPIIAALAMSLSSASVVFNALRLRKVSID
- a CDS encoding heavy-metal-associated domain-containing protein → MSTIELNVEGMSCGSCVKHVTEALNTVEGVTKVDVDLQAARVRVSGQSDSQVLIASLTDAGYPAQLASPAAGTNNMKKTGCGGSGGCGCN
- a CDS encoding DUF411 domain-containing protein, which gives rise to MSRKLRISALAALLVSGAIHAAEPLIIDVHRDANCGCCKDWISYLEDNGFAVRDHVERNMRSVKQDLGVEPRLASCHTGVINGKFVEGHVPVAQILELRKRSDLLGIAVPGMPAGSPGMEHGDAKHAYEVIGLTRSGQDEVLAKYP
- a CDS encoding protein-disulfide reductase DsbD, encoding MFRLLLCLLLLIPLPVSAGIFDLPRSQPALFNAPLNNSQDFLPVDLAFGLDLIEADTDSIRLRFINADGYYLYKHRFAFNSDHPQVTIGTPQWPAAEPKTDEYFGDVEVFYGITDLELPIDNPQNRPFTLQVSYQGCADLGLCYPPEMRTFQIGNSPPVSPAQPETTLDWGSLALFFLAGLGLTFTPCVLPMLPILSGVVLRGQLGGLRGFRLSLAYVLPMAACFALLGALMGMFGAGLNLQARLQSPWLLVPFALFFSVFALAMFGVFELRMPRFITERMDRLASRTRGGSMIGAATLGVLSSLLVSPCVTAPLVGALLYISATGDALGGGLKLFSLGLGMGAPLVLFATGGAALLPKSGTWMVGVRKVFGLMLLGVSVWLLERVLPAPVTLALWGLLAVGTALWLGALEFIPKPGKQKLAQLLGVALLVYGISSWVGALQGQTDPLRPLGRLDAQGLPQIGATVGWQTLDTPAALDAALLSAKTAGQPLLLDWYADWCISCKVIEREVLEVSSVREQLADYRLVRFDMTRSDAEQRALLDRYQLFGPPALQLFAPSGDEWQDLRTVGETDAESFLERLRQADDRM
- a CDS encoding c-type cytochrome; this translates as MKKTITTLVVAGAVGSAAILAGAYSGLINVGADDPHYPAVHAFLSMARDRSIEARSKDIEIPNLDDEALIRGGAGNYNAMCVGCHLAPGVEQTELSQALYPAPPNLAKIGIDAGPASAFWVIKHGIKATGMPAWGKSMGDEYIWGMVAFISQLPKIDATQYQALVAASGGHQHGGGESQTHNHESLDGSNSDHHGNAAAGGESGRRGIAAADHHGGSAPEADHHSSSSNGDDHHGGSNSSTKGSSASDHHAEPASNAHTHADGKEHVHDS
- a CDS encoding DUF305 domain-containing protein, which translates into the protein MQMSYWRFAAMVATSTVIMYGVMYLNTYAFEHVLWSETRAWMALVMGAVMAIVMLAFMLNMYKKKPMNIAIFAGGAASFAIALWLVRSQATVDDTDYMKAMIPHHSIAIMTSERAQISDPRVRKLADQIIEAQRREISEMKFLINDLERAN
- a CDS encoding DUF2790 domain-containing protein, whose amino-acid sequence is MNTLKIMAAVSFMTAASFAMAEGNSDRVYGKMIRANEKAIQEYAVSIGKNRPEVVHYRYGMKLDIAKVIRTTRTDMTCNEVMPAQMTYEDSNGDLNILEYRVAGTNCRR